Proteins encoded by one window of Chondromyces crocatus:
- a CDS encoding STAS domain-containing protein: MSALELPALEVPDLSVEATCHGEVVELRLSGTADMRVSEALERVLSRVHEEAQRSEVKQVRVDLRALEFMNSSCLKSFVTWIGNARDVSEKHRYSIHFISRSEILWQRRSLHALRCFAVDLISVEC; this comes from the coding sequence GTGAGCGCGCTGGAGCTGCCCGCGCTGGAGGTGCCCGATCTGAGCGTGGAGGCGACATGCCACGGGGAGGTGGTGGAGCTGCGGCTCTCCGGGACGGCCGACATGCGGGTGAGCGAAGCCCTCGAGCGGGTGCTCTCCCGTGTGCACGAGGAGGCCCAGCGCTCCGAGGTGAAGCAGGTGCGGGTCGATCTGCGGGCGCTGGAGTTCATGAACTCGTCGTGCCTCAAATCCTTCGTGACCTGGATCGGCAATGCGCGTGATGTGTCCGAAAAGCATCGGTATTCCATCCACTTCATCTCCCGCTCGGAGATCCTCTGGCAGCGCCGAAGCTTGCACGCGCTGCGCTGCTTCGCGGTGGATCTGATCTCCGTGGAGTGCTGA
- a CDS encoding M16 family metallopeptidase: protein MRVWRPRSTGFRVLGAAMVSFGLVVGARVAVAQAPAADVDEGRERARQGAGGPAWKLPALRERLDNGLRVVMSVDHGAPTVAVVVTYGAGAADEPLGRGGVARLVEGLMAEGSPALSAGGRGRLVAARGGRTSTLRSPDLTAHGVELPSGELGFALWLEAERMRAIEVDENALARERRTALAEVLAPGGFGGRGGRDGEEALASALDALVFQGHWPYAHGRQGTAEALGRVEVGWAKEQLALYGPERAVLSVVGDFEPAKAMDLVRRYFGAIAARGNAAGELPPRKEALAAQEGPRRGGLHGRGVGTPGVVFGWATPSAQHADGLVLEVTAAVLGGGEGSRLHRLLVVERGVALEVRADVARRRGPGLFSLRVRLSGKAKPGDVEKLVEGEIASLAARGPSEVELTRARAWAAGSRLVGMQSSGARAMRLGEAEQLLGDAALLEGEPARLQAVRGDEVQRVTREHLGASRRSGLEVRSVAGEEGP from the coding sequence GTGAGGGTCTGGCGTCCTCGATCCACGGGGTTCCGGGTGCTCGGCGCCGCGATGGTGTCGTTCGGGCTGGTTGTCGGGGCGCGGGTCGCGGTGGCGCAAGCTCCCGCAGCGGACGTCGACGAGGGGAGAGAGCGCGCGCGTCAGGGGGCAGGGGGGCCGGCGTGGAAGCTGCCGGCGCTGCGTGAGCGGCTCGACAACGGTCTGCGGGTGGTGATGAGCGTCGACCATGGCGCGCCCACCGTGGCCGTGGTGGTCACCTACGGCGCGGGAGCGGCCGACGAGCCCTTGGGCCGTGGCGGGGTGGCGCGGCTCGTCGAGGGGTTGATGGCGGAGGGGAGCCCGGCGCTCTCGGCCGGTGGGCGCGGGCGGCTCGTCGCAGCCCGTGGGGGGCGCACCTCGACGCTCCGCTCGCCGGATCTCACGGCCCATGGGGTGGAGCTGCCTTCGGGAGAGCTGGGGTTCGCGCTCTGGCTGGAGGCCGAGCGGATGCGCGCGATCGAGGTCGATGAAAACGCCCTCGCGCGCGAGCGGCGCACGGCGCTGGCGGAGGTTCTGGCCCCCGGTGGGTTCGGTGGCCGGGGTGGTCGCGATGGCGAGGAAGCGCTCGCGTCGGCCCTCGATGCGCTGGTGTTCCAGGGGCACTGGCCCTACGCGCACGGGAGGCAGGGGACGGCCGAGGCGCTGGGGCGGGTCGAGGTGGGGTGGGCGAAGGAGCAGCTCGCGCTGTACGGCCCGGAGCGGGCGGTGCTGAGCGTGGTGGGGGATTTCGAGCCTGCGAAGGCGATGGACCTGGTGCGCCGCTATTTCGGCGCGATCGCTGCGAGGGGGAATGCGGCGGGCGAGCTCCCTCCGAGGAAAGAGGCGCTCGCGGCGCAAGAGGGGCCTCGCCGTGGGGGGCTCCACGGGCGCGGGGTGGGGACCCCCGGGGTCGTCTTCGGCTGGGCCACGCCGTCGGCGCAGCACGCGGATGGCCTCGTGCTGGAGGTGACGGCGGCAGTGCTGGGGGGGGGGGAAGGCTCGCGGCTGCACCGGCTGCTCGTGGTCGAGCGCGGGGTGGCGCTCGAGGTGCGCGCGGACGTGGCGCGGCGTCGCGGGCCAGGGTTGTTCTCGCTGCGGGTACGGCTGTCGGGAAAGGCGAAGCCTGGCGACGTGGAGAAGCTCGTCGAGGGAGAGATCGCGTCGCTCGCGGCGCGAGGGCCTTCGGAGGTGGAGCTGACGCGGGCGCGGGCGTGGGCTGCGGGGTCGCGCCTGGTGGGGATGCAGTCGAGCGGTGCGCGCGCGATGCGCCTCGGGGAAGCGGAGCAGCTCCTCGGGGACGCGGCGTTGCTCGAAGGCGAGCCCGCGCGCCTCCAGGCGGTGCGAGGGGACGAGGTGCAACGCGTCACGCGTGAGCACCTGGGGGCCTCGCGCCGGAGTGGGCTCGAGGTGCGGTCGGTGGCCGGGGAGGAGGGCCCGTGA
- a CDS encoding outer membrane beta-barrel protein has translation MVHCRVVSIACLASTFVSGVSASGVSWAQTTDDVEPRLRALERDSERLREAQARNDENEQRLRALERDNAQLRKKLAQLEDEQGFLDQVVTRLLPLAGRLNGYLDTGFFYVQGNGSGIRADLGHRYFPSYTGRVPDSWVFYGDPLSTAINARGEPADTGDSRAVVFDPVNSGGKPSFLVNALNLGLFAGFGEHLSLTGSVDLVPRGRNVSVSGGTALGDFIDVKLAFAEFIVPVERFSLSLYAGKFDSVLGYEYRMREAPDRLNVTPSLVCRYTCGAPVGLKARGTFLDDVLTVNVAVTNGSHGVEMFPFHDEVDSNVFKTLAGRISSKAPLGAGLEVGVSGAFGAADQQPDDAVHQFHYGVDLHLDWHDVDFTAEFVMGEVQGRSEAGAAACGLSPCLKYKGAYGLLGYRLFNWMTPYARVDWRDALHRSGESFVYLSQVMRATGGARFEIGERVIVKAEYTFNLELGPAPQFPNDVLTSSLLVKY, from the coding sequence ATGGTCCACTGCCGCGTCGTCTCCATCGCTTGCCTCGCGTCCACCTTCGTCTCGGGCGTGTCCGCCTCGGGCGTGTCCTGGGCGCAGACGACCGACGACGTCGAGCCGCGGCTGCGTGCGCTGGAGCGCGACAGCGAGCGGCTGCGCGAGGCGCAAGCGCGGAACGACGAGAATGAACAGCGGCTGCGCGCGCTGGAGCGCGACAACGCGCAGCTGCGCAAGAAGCTCGCGCAGCTCGAGGACGAGCAAGGCTTCCTCGACCAGGTGGTGACGCGCCTCCTGCCGCTGGCGGGGCGGCTGAACGGCTACCTCGACACGGGCTTCTTCTACGTGCAAGGCAACGGCTCGGGCATCCGCGCCGATCTCGGGCACCGCTACTTCCCGAGCTACACGGGCCGGGTGCCGGACTCGTGGGTGTTCTACGGCGATCCGCTGTCGACCGCGATCAACGCCCGCGGCGAGCCGGCCGACACCGGCGACTCGCGCGCGGTGGTGTTCGATCCGGTGAACAGCGGCGGCAAGCCGTCGTTCCTGGTGAACGCGCTGAACCTCGGGCTGTTCGCCGGATTCGGGGAGCACCTCTCGCTCACGGGGTCGGTGGACCTCGTGCCCAGGGGGCGCAACGTGTCGGTCTCGGGTGGCACGGCGCTCGGGGACTTCATCGACGTGAAGCTCGCGTTTGCGGAGTTCATCGTGCCGGTGGAGCGCTTCTCGCTGAGCCTGTACGCGGGGAAGTTCGACTCGGTGCTGGGGTACGAGTACCGGATGCGGGAGGCGCCGGACCGGCTGAACGTGACCCCTTCGCTCGTGTGCCGCTACACCTGTGGCGCGCCGGTGGGGCTCAAGGCGCGGGGGACGTTCCTGGACGACGTGCTGACGGTGAACGTCGCCGTGACGAACGGGAGCCATGGCGTCGAGATGTTCCCGTTCCATGACGAGGTGGACTCGAACGTGTTCAAGACGCTGGCCGGGAGGATCTCGTCGAAGGCGCCCCTGGGCGCCGGGCTGGAGGTCGGGGTGAGCGGCGCGTTCGGCGCGGCGGATCAGCAGCCCGACGACGCGGTACACCAGTTCCACTACGGGGTGGACCTGCACCTCGACTGGCACGACGTGGACTTCACGGCGGAGTTCGTGATGGGCGAGGTGCAAGGGCGCTCGGAGGCGGGGGCTGCCGCGTGCGGGCTCAGCCCGTGCCTGAAATACAAGGGCGCGTACGGGCTGCTCGGGTACCGCCTGTTCAACTGGATGACGCCGTACGCGCGTGTCGACTGGCGCGACGCGCTGCACCGGAGCGGAGAGAGCTTCGTCTATCTCTCGCAGGTGATGCGGGCGACCGGCGGGGCGCGGTTCGAGATCGGCGAGCGGGTGATCGTCAAGGCGGAGTACACCTTCAACCTGGAGCTGGGCCCCGCGCCCCAGTTTCCGAATGATGTGCTCACGAGCTCGCTGCTCGTGAAATACTGA
- a CDS encoding PP2C family protein-serine/threonine phosphatase: MRFRSLLLLGVVLLIAGSLAGTVSLVAMVLRASAHKEIAADLARSRDAFLELKAQRDARRRSEARVVAEEPRLKAVVATEEVSRETTFGVAYELRKAVGSELFLLTDGEGRLLADVLDPEAEGFDLRGLPGVAEALARGEATGVWTQGGRVFEVEVRRLSFGTTTVGLVVLGHPLDDGVAEAVARVTGCEVVVEQGGRPAAVSQRLGDGDRGALGAALSEVPAEGGDVPAAVVIEGAHHLSLSAPLPGAPPGATLRFVVLRSLDQALAPAEKITRRLYGFALLSLAAGVLLAVLLSQRLSRPIDALVQFAGRLAAGALEARASISGPLEVRVLGQAMNRMAGELEVSRQELVAKERLEQELEISTQIQTSILPRCFDVDGLEVAAQMITAAEVGGDYMDVIPVRGGTWIAVGDVAGHGLRSGLVMIMLQSAVSALAREQPLSPPSEMLRAVNRVLYDNIRNRLGNDEHVTLTLLRYRRDGLFTFAGAHEEILVYRAETGRCELVPTPGPWVGAMEDIGAVVVDSRVQLADGDVMVLYTDGITEARNEEGRQYGLEPVAKTVESFGKETVERIRDEILLGVASWAVAPEDDVTLLVLRYRAPQTRLA, encoded by the coding sequence ATGAGGTTCCGTTCGCTGCTGTTGCTCGGCGTGGTGCTGCTGATCGCGGGCTCCCTGGCCGGGACGGTGAGCCTCGTGGCCATGGTGCTCAGGGCATCGGCGCACAAGGAGATCGCCGCGGACCTCGCCCGCAGCCGTGACGCCTTCCTGGAGCTGAAGGCGCAGCGGGACGCGCGGCGTCGGTCCGAGGCGCGGGTGGTCGCGGAGGAGCCGCGGCTCAAGGCGGTGGTGGCGACCGAGGAGGTCTCGCGCGAGACGACGTTCGGGGTGGCGTACGAGCTGCGCAAGGCGGTGGGGAGCGAGCTGTTCCTGCTCACCGACGGGGAGGGGAGGCTGCTCGCCGACGTGCTCGATCCAGAGGCGGAGGGATTCGACCTGCGGGGGTTGCCCGGCGTCGCCGAGGCGCTCGCGCGCGGCGAGGCGACGGGGGTGTGGACGCAGGGGGGGCGCGTGTTCGAGGTGGAGGTGCGGCGGCTGTCGTTCGGGACGACGACGGTGGGCCTCGTGGTGCTCGGTCACCCGCTCGACGATGGTGTGGCCGAGGCGGTGGCGCGGGTGACTGGCTGCGAGGTGGTGGTCGAGCAAGGCGGGCGCCCTGCCGCCGTGTCGCAGCGGCTCGGTGACGGGGACCGCGGCGCGCTGGGAGCAGCTCTCTCCGAGGTCCCCGCCGAGGGGGGCGACGTGCCCGCGGCGGTGGTGATCGAGGGGGCACACCACCTTTCGCTGTCGGCGCCCTTGCCCGGCGCTCCGCCCGGCGCGACCTTGCGGTTCGTGGTGCTGCGGTCGCTCGACCAGGCGCTCGCGCCGGCCGAGAAGATCACCCGGCGGCTTTATGGTTTCGCGCTGCTCTCGCTCGCGGCCGGCGTGTTGCTCGCCGTGCTGCTCTCCCAGCGGCTCTCCCGGCCGATCGACGCGCTGGTGCAGTTTGCCGGTCGACTCGCCGCCGGCGCGCTGGAGGCGCGGGCCTCGATCTCGGGGCCGCTGGAGGTGCGGGTGCTCGGCCAGGCCATGAACCGGATGGCCGGCGAGCTGGAGGTGTCGCGGCAGGAGCTGGTGGCCAAGGAGCGGCTGGAGCAAGAGCTGGAGATCAGCACGCAGATCCAGACGTCGATCCTGCCGCGCTGCTTCGACGTCGACGGGCTCGAGGTGGCCGCGCAGATGATCACCGCCGCCGAGGTCGGCGGCGACTACATGGACGTGATCCCGGTGCGGGGAGGGACGTGGATCGCGGTGGGGGACGTGGCGGGTCACGGGCTGCGCTCGGGGCTGGTGATGATCATGCTCCAGAGCGCGGTGTCCGCGCTGGCGCGCGAGCAGCCACTGTCGCCACCGAGCGAGATGCTGCGCGCCGTCAACCGGGTGCTCTACGACAACATCCGCAACCGGCTCGGCAACGACGAACACGTGACGCTCACGCTGCTCCGCTACCGGCGCGATGGGCTGTTCACCTTCGCTGGGGCCCACGAGGAGATCCTGGTGTACCGGGCGGAGACGGGCCGGTGTGAGCTGGTGCCGACGCCAGGGCCCTGGGTCGGCGCGATGGAAGACATCGGCGCCGTGGTCGTGGATTCGCGGGTCCAGCTCGCGGACGGCGACGTGATGGTGCTCTACACCGACGGGATCACCGAGGCGCGGAACGAGGAGGGGCGGCAGTACGGACTGGAGCCGGTGGCCAAGACCGTGGAGTCGTTCGGAAAGGAGACCGTGGAGCGGATCCGCGACGAGATCCTGCTCGGGGTGGCGAGCTGGGCGGTGGCGCCCGAGGACGACGTGACCCTGCTGGTGCTGCGCTACCGGGCGCCTCAGACGAGGCTGGCGTAG
- a CDS encoding carboxypeptidase regulatory-like domain-containing protein, translated as MRERHVTAALVTGLFVALSSASPAVRAAADAAKPTGTVEGTVSVLKDDAPKADRAGVVVYLEGAPGPLPAGQSRAIRQRDLTFTPGVMVVTTGTTVEFPNEDKVFHNVFSVSKAARFDLGLYKSGTSKSVTLKNPGVVDVYCNIHPQMQARIKVLDTGFYAVTGADGSFRIKDVPTGTYPVVAWHAGGDERRGEVKVDAGGVSTLSLSVVEGRPPSRHPRKDGTPYGRYK; from the coding sequence ATGCGGGAGAGGCACGTCACGGCGGCACTCGTCACGGGGTTGTTCGTCGCGCTGTCGAGCGCGTCCCCGGCCGTGCGGGCCGCCGCCGACGCCGCGAAGCCGACGGGGACCGTCGAGGGGACGGTGTCGGTGCTGAAGGACGACGCGCCGAAGGCCGATCGCGCAGGGGTGGTGGTCTACCTGGAGGGAGCCCCAGGTCCGCTCCCGGCAGGGCAGAGCCGGGCAATCCGCCAGAGAGACCTGACGTTCACCCCGGGGGTGATGGTGGTGACGACCGGGACCACGGTGGAGTTCCCCAACGAGGACAAGGTGTTCCACAACGTGTTCTCGGTGTCGAAGGCGGCGCGGTTCGATCTGGGTCTTTACAAGAGCGGGACGAGCAAGTCGGTGACGCTGAAGAACCCGGGCGTGGTCGACGTGTACTGCAACATCCACCCGCAGATGCAGGCGCGGATCAAGGTGCTCGACACGGGATTCTATGCGGTGACGGGCGCCGACGGGTCGTTCCGGATCAAGGACGTGCCGACGGGGACCTACCCGGTGGTGGCGTGGCACGCGGGCGGCGACGAGCGACGCGGTGAGGTGAAGGTCGACGCCGGGGGCGTGTCGACGCTCTCGCTCTCGGTGGTCGAGGGCAGGCCGCCTTCGCGGCATCCGAGGAAGGACGGGACGCCATACGGCCGCTACAAGTAG
- a CDS encoding M16 family metallopeptidase, giving the protein MRGSWAAGFWLGVGAGLLGGVGCGATSEVSRRAVPPAGPAVEPLRGPVIEPTQVREPPPPRAVSRPFRFPVPTWIELASGLRVATVVQRSVPVAEVRVVIPVGMAADEERPGVAWLTGELLRTGGAGALGGSELLAQMEVLGATFTVETSLDATVLRVSAPREQLAPALGLLGQVVLRPRFSAGALDVVKRRKMAELTQLAQNDGPWAGLTTLHRELYLLPMERHPYSSWSPTPEELGRITAADCRAFHARQLAPAGMMVMVAGDVTPSAVRAAAEKAFQGDTRKRHLLAAPPLTDPVPPESTKITLVDRPGALESEIYLGFVGPSRGERDWLPFSIAGQILGGPAGRLGSSPSAGEVSAHGASGAPEAEVQGALVALSASSLAVVQGPTPLVVHATTATGKTGRVVQALLGEAERLASAAPAVEEVEAAIGWHGAALAVMLETPAALVDELVRLRLSGLPDNHHELARRESQDMPAVLVGKVASTYVRPAHGVLVVVGDAAKVGLPLSRFGQVKVIDPTRNFERLRTLPMKTEAPLEHPERASGS; this is encoded by the coding sequence ATGCGTGGCTCGTGGGCCGCTGGCTTCTGGCTCGGCGTGGGCGCTGGGCTGCTGGGTGGGGTGGGATGCGGGGCGACGAGCGAGGTGTCGCGGCGTGCGGTGCCGCCTGCCGGGCCCGCCGTGGAGCCGCTGCGGGGCCCGGTGATCGAGCCGACGCAGGTGCGTGAGCCGCCGCCTCCCCGCGCGGTTTCGCGGCCGTTCCGGTTTCCCGTGCCCACGTGGATCGAGCTCGCGAGCGGCCTCCGCGTGGCGACGGTGGTCCAGCGGAGCGTGCCGGTCGCAGAGGTGCGGGTGGTGATCCCGGTAGGGATGGCCGCGGACGAAGAGCGACCCGGGGTCGCGTGGCTCACGGGGGAGCTGCTTCGCACGGGCGGGGCCGGCGCGCTCGGTGGGAGCGAGCTGCTGGCGCAGATGGAGGTGCTCGGCGCCACGTTCACGGTGGAGACCAGCCTGGATGCGACGGTGCTCCGAGTCAGCGCGCCGCGCGAGCAGCTCGCCCCGGCACTGGGCCTCCTGGGCCAGGTGGTGCTGCGTCCGCGCTTCAGCGCAGGGGCGCTCGACGTGGTGAAGCGGCGGAAGATGGCCGAGCTCACGCAGCTCGCCCAAAACGACGGCCCGTGGGCCGGGCTGACGACGCTGCACCGTGAGCTGTACCTGCTGCCGATGGAGCGCCACCCCTATTCGTCGTGGTCGCCGACGCCCGAGGAGCTGGGCCGGATCACGGCGGCCGACTGCCGGGCGTTCCACGCGCGGCAGCTCGCACCAGCGGGGATGATGGTGATGGTGGCCGGGGACGTGACGCCGAGCGCCGTGCGCGCGGCTGCCGAGAAGGCTTTCCAGGGCGACACGCGGAAGCGTCACCTCCTTGCCGCGCCGCCGCTGACCGATCCTGTACCGCCCGAGTCCACGAAGATCACGCTGGTCGATCGGCCGGGCGCGCTGGAGAGCGAGATCTACCTGGGGTTCGTCGGGCCTTCGCGCGGAGAGCGGGACTGGCTCCCTTTCTCGATCGCCGGACAGATCCTCGGGGGGCCTGCAGGGCGACTCGGCTCGTCGCCCTCCGCCGGAGAGGTCAGCGCTCACGGAGCGTCGGGGGCGCCGGAGGCGGAGGTGCAGGGGGCCCTCGTCGCCCTGTCGGCCTCGTCGCTTGCGGTGGTGCAAGGGCCGACGCCGCTCGTGGTGCACGCGACCACGGCCACGGGCAAGACGGGGCGCGTGGTGCAGGCGCTCCTGGGCGAAGCGGAGCGCCTCGCCAGCGCCGCTCCAGCCGTCGAGGAGGTGGAGGCGGCGATCGGGTGGCACGGGGCCGCGCTTGCGGTGATGCTGGAGACGCCGGCTGCGCTCGTCGACGAGCTGGTGCGTCTGCGCCTGTCCGGGTTGCCGGACAACCATCACGAGCTGGCCCGGAGGGAGTCGCAGGACATGCCTGCGGTGCTCGTCGGAAAGGTGGCGAGCACGTACGTGCGCCCGGCGCATGGGGTGCTCGTGGTCGTGGGGGACGCGGCGAAGGTAGGCCTTCCCCTGAGCCGTTTCGGGCAGGTGAAGGTGATCGATCCCACCCGTAATTTCGAGCGGCTGCGCACGCTGCCCATGAAGACGGAGGCCCCTCTTGAGCACCCCGAGCGTGCCTCGGGCTCCTGA
- a CDS encoding cytochrome-c peroxidase, translating to MRLASWSFALLAFGASGCSVDETLVDEFFTPVEWEKVQTLSPLPDVPEDTTNRYADDPRAAALGQRLFFEKGYSGPLKLGAPETKGGLGTKGQSGRVACASCHHGTWLIDHRSHPNNASLGTDWIPRNANTVINAAFYDPWIENDGVSDSLWADALVDPELDIAMNGTRLQVAHVLWDKYRDEYDAIFDTALDPSLDAKDENHYRFPAKGKPGEDAWKEMTEPDRQIVNVIYANFGKALGAYLRLLVSRDAPFDRYVEGDHDAIGESARRGLRLFVGKAGCVACHAGPHFSDDAFHVNGLAPVGPNINPKETGREAAVRALLENPFNSSGPYSDDRSTGRLDDLSVSPELRGAWRTKGLRSVAETGPYMHTGQLQTLRDVVAFYNEGGHEAGFVGAKSDKVKPLNLTEQEIDDIVAFLETLTGAPVPVALREDTSAK from the coding sequence ATGCGGCTGGCCAGTTGGAGTTTCGCGCTTCTCGCGTTCGGGGCTTCCGGTTGCAGCGTTGACGAGACGCTGGTCGACGAGTTCTTCACGCCCGTCGAGTGGGAGAAGGTACAGACCCTCTCTCCCTTGCCGGATGTGCCGGAGGACACGACGAACCGCTACGCCGACGATCCGAGGGCGGCGGCGCTGGGGCAGCGGCTCTTCTTCGAGAAGGGCTACTCGGGTCCGCTCAAGCTGGGCGCTCCAGAGACGAAGGGCGGGCTCGGGACGAAAGGGCAGTCGGGGCGCGTGGCCTGCGCGAGCTGCCATCACGGCACCTGGCTCATCGATCACCGCTCGCACCCGAACAACGCCTCGCTCGGGACAGACTGGATCCCGCGCAACGCCAACACGGTGATCAACGCCGCGTTCTACGATCCATGGATCGAGAACGACGGCGTGAGCGACTCGCTCTGGGCCGACGCGCTGGTGGATCCGGAGCTCGACATCGCGATGAACGGCACCCGCCTCCAGGTGGCGCACGTGCTCTGGGACAAGTACCGCGACGAGTACGACGCGATCTTCGATACTGCCCTCGACCCGTCGCTCGATGCGAAGGACGAGAACCACTACCGCTTCCCGGCGAAGGGCAAGCCCGGCGAGGACGCCTGGAAGGAGATGACCGAGCCGGACCGGCAGATCGTGAACGTGATCTACGCGAACTTCGGCAAGGCGCTGGGAGCTTACCTGCGGCTGCTCGTGAGCCGGGACGCGCCGTTCGATCGCTACGTCGAAGGCGACCATGACGCCATCGGCGAGAGCGCGCGGCGTGGGCTGCGGTTGTTCGTGGGCAAGGCGGGGTGCGTGGCGTGCCACGCGGGGCCCCACTTCAGCGACGACGCGTTCCACGTCAACGGGCTCGCCCCCGTGGGGCCGAACATCAATCCCAAGGAGACGGGGCGCGAGGCCGCGGTGCGCGCGCTCCTGGAGAACCCGTTCAATTCGAGTGGGCCGTACAGTGACGATCGAAGCACGGGGCGGCTCGATGATCTCTCGGTCAGCCCCGAGCTGCGTGGCGCCTGGAGGACGAAGGGGCTCAGAAGCGTCGCCGAGACGGGGCCGTACATGCACACGGGGCAGCTCCAGACCTTGCGCGACGTGGTCGCGTTCTACAACGAGGGCGGGCACGAAGCGGGCTTCGTGGGCGCGAAGAGCGACAAGGTGAAGCCGCTCAACCTCACCGAGCAGGAGATCGACGACATCGTGGCGTTCCTCGAGACGCTCACCGGAGCGCCGGTCCCCGTGGCGCTTCGCGAGGACACCTCGGCGAAGTGA